One window from the genome of Phycisphaerales bacterium encodes:
- a CDS encoding phosphopantothenoylcysteine decarboxylase: MPSRTPSHRPHEAAPPSVLITAGPTHEPIDAVRYLANRSSGRLGLSLAEAARGQGCRTTLLLGPVGGLGDVLTNTQTGPANADPEQAPDSGPAVHRFRSSTDLEALLTRESPACDVLIMAAAVADYRPTSPVAGKLPRTGETLTLALEPVPDLLAMATKTLKPGAIAIGFALEEDAGSHERAMAKMARKGCHAIVLNPLATMDSPGIDATILFADGSPPLVPGPLSKDAFARRLIEVSLGLWAHRQGSAS, from the coding sequence ATGCCCAGCCGTACTCCATCGCATCGCCCGCACGAAGCCGCGCCGCCCTCGGTGCTCATCACTGCGGGGCCCACGCACGAGCCGATCGACGCGGTCCGCTATCTGGCCAACCGATCATCCGGCCGTCTCGGGCTCTCGCTGGCCGAAGCCGCGCGGGGGCAGGGATGCCGGACGACGCTGCTGCTCGGGCCCGTCGGCGGACTCGGAGATGTACTGACCAATACCCAAACTGGGCCCGCGAACGCCGACCCTGAGCAAGCACCAGATTCGGGGCCTGCCGTGCATCGGTTCCGCTCGTCGACCGATCTCGAGGCCCTGCTGACGCGGGAATCGCCCGCGTGCGACGTGCTAATCATGGCGGCCGCGGTCGCCGACTATCGGCCGACGAGCCCGGTCGCCGGCAAGCTCCCGAGGACCGGCGAAACCCTCACGCTTGCGCTCGAGCCCGTGCCAGACCTGCTGGCGATGGCGACCAAGACGCTCAAGCCGGGGGCGATCGCGATCGGCTTCGCCCTCGAGGAAGATGCCGGAAGCCACGAGCGTGCGATGGCCAAGATGGCGCGCAAGGGCTGCCACGCGATCGTGCTGAATCCGCTGGCGACGATGGACTCGCCGGGCATCGACGCGACAATCCTGTTCGCCGACGGGTCGCCGCCGCTCGTGCCCGGCCCGCTCTCGAAGGACGCGTTCGCCCGCCGCCTGATCGAGGTTTCGCTTGGCCTGTGGGCGCATCGTCAAGGATCCGCATCGTGA
- a CDS encoding thioredoxin family protein: protein MPPVESTMLPLGSKAPDFSLLDYSGSNPPGTVIDLDGFQGAKVLVVAFICNHCPFVKHVMDELARLGRDCTHKGVAFVAIMPNDVDTHPDDAPERMAEIAREQGFEFPYLYDADQSVAKAYQASCTPDFFVFDANFELAYRGQLDDSRPGTDEPVTGRDLRMAIEAVMTGEPIDWPQKPSIGCSIKWKPGNEPEYAR, encoded by the coding sequence ATGCCGCCCGTCGAGTCAACGATGCTGCCCCTGGGTTCGAAGGCCCCCGACTTCAGCCTGCTGGACTACTCGGGCTCGAACCCGCCCGGCACCGTCATCGACCTCGACGGGTTCCAGGGTGCCAAGGTGCTGGTGGTGGCCTTCATCTGCAACCACTGCCCCTTCGTGAAGCACGTTATGGACGAGCTGGCCCGCCTGGGACGGGATTGCACGCATAAGGGCGTCGCGTTCGTGGCCATCATGCCCAACGACGTCGACACCCACCCCGACGACGCCCCCGAACGCATGGCGGAGATCGCCCGCGAGCAGGGCTTCGAGTTCCCCTACCTCTACGACGCCGACCAGTCGGTGGCCAAGGCCTACCAGGCCTCGTGCACGCCCGACTTCTTCGTGTTCGACGCGAACTTCGAGCTGGCCTACCGCGGCCAGCTCGACGACAGCCGCCCGGGCACCGACGAGCCCGTGACCGGCCGCGACCTGCGGATGGCCATCGAGGCGGTCATGACCGGCGAACCCATCGACTGGCCCCAGAAGCCGAGCATCGGCTGTTCGATCAAGTGGAAGCCCGGCAACGAGCCGGAATACGCCCGCTGA
- a CDS encoding pseudouridine synthase, translating into MSPAPRKPAGQPRNGGGKPKRKPPRSDRSQHVEFRPRQHVRGSSPRPKAPQVRPTILGEHDGVVVVEKPPGIVTADKDPTRDSVLAHVKRWLKNTRPDARVWVVHRLDKDASGLLLFATTPEVYAWLKEDLRAHRVEREYTAVVSGAPEWQGELTLADRLLDGPEHRTVLVAPPTSTTARNAVTHARVLHAGKGRAMVTLRLETGRRHQLRVQLKHAGHPILGDRLYGPEPTPAEKKNKNLRLCLHASKLSLHHPGTGQRLVFESPPPARFYTLVGEKAPDESIEKPREPGPKPQQSAAKGWDHVAAWYDKLVGEGQSDHHSAVIIPGTLRLLDLREGEQLLDVACGEGVLARAAAQLGVRVTGVDASGRLIDAAKKRAGGLEGYETGDARQLDALKLGGEYDAAACIMALMNIDTLEAVFRGVAQSLKPGGRFVAVVLHPAFRAPGQTSWEWDEHESSGPGRTPKSDQRQYRRVDGYLTPYAHPIVMNPGAAARGRRPVTTTTHHRPMQAYVSALARCGFVIEALEEWPSQRQSEPGPRADEENRARREIPLFLAWRARLAPTAEGQ; encoded by the coding sequence GTGAGCCCAGCCCCTCGCAAGCCAGCCGGCCAGCCGCGCAACGGCGGCGGCAAGCCCAAGCGCAAGCCGCCGCGTAGCGACCGCTCGCAGCACGTCGAGTTCCGGCCCAGGCAGCACGTGCGCGGCTCGAGCCCCCGGCCCAAGGCGCCGCAGGTTCGGCCGACCATCCTGGGCGAGCACGACGGCGTGGTGGTGGTCGAGAAGCCCCCGGGCATCGTGACGGCCGACAAGGACCCCACCCGCGACTCGGTGCTCGCGCACGTGAAGCGGTGGCTCAAGAACACGAGGCCCGACGCGCGGGTGTGGGTCGTGCACCGGCTCGATAAGGACGCCAGCGGGCTTCTGCTCTTCGCGACCACGCCCGAGGTTTACGCCTGGCTGAAGGAAGACCTCCGGGCCCACCGTGTCGAACGGGAGTACACGGCCGTCGTGAGTGGCGCGCCGGAGTGGCAGGGCGAGCTCACGCTGGCGGATCGCTTGCTCGACGGGCCCGAGCACCGGACGGTGCTGGTGGCGCCGCCGACGTCGACGACGGCGCGCAACGCCGTGACGCACGCCAGGGTGCTGCACGCGGGCAAGGGGCGCGCGATGGTCACGCTTCGGCTGGAAACCGGCCGGCGGCACCAGCTCCGCGTGCAGCTCAAGCACGCCGGGCACCCGATCCTGGGCGATCGCCTCTATGGCCCCGAGCCCACGCCGGCCGAGAAGAAGAACAAGAACCTGCGCCTATGCCTGCACGCGAGCAAGCTCTCGCTGCACCACCCGGGCACGGGCCAGCGGCTCGTGTTCGAGTCGCCCCCGCCTGCCCGGTTCTACACGCTCGTGGGCGAGAAGGCGCCCGACGAGTCGATCGAGAAGCCCAGGGAACCCGGACCCAAGCCCCAGCAATCGGCGGCCAAGGGCTGGGACCACGTGGCCGCGTGGTACGACAAGCTGGTGGGCGAGGGGCAGAGCGACCACCACTCTGCGGTCATCATCCCGGGCACGCTGCGATTGCTTGACCTGCGCGAGGGCGAGCAGCTGCTCGACGTTGCCTGCGGCGAGGGCGTGCTGGCGCGGGCTGCGGCCCAGCTCGGCGTACGCGTCACGGGCGTCGATGCGTCGGGACGGTTGATCGACGCCGCGAAGAAGCGAGCGGGAGGTTTGGAAGGCTATGAGACTGGCGATGCCCGGCAGCTCGACGCACTGAAGCTGGGCGGCGAGTACGACGCCGCGGCTTGCATCATGGCGCTCATGAACATCGACACGCTCGAGGCGGTGTTCCGAGGCGTGGCGCAGTCGCTCAAGCCGGGCGGACGGTTCGTGGCCGTCGTGCTGCACCCGGCGTTTCGCGCGCCGGGGCAGACGAGCTGGGAGTGGGATGAGCATGAGAGTTCGGGTCCGGGGCGAACCCCCAAATCAGACCAGCGGCAGTACCGCCGCGTCGATGGCTACCTCACCCCGTACGCGCACCCGATCGTGATGAATCCCGGCGCCGCGGCCCGTGGCCGTCGGCCCGTGACGACGACGACCCACCACCGCCCGATGCAGGCCTATGTATCGGCGCTGGCGCGCTGTGGCTTCGTGATCGAGGCGCTCGAAGAGTGGCCCAGCCAACGGCAGAGTGAGCCCGGCCCCAGGGCCGACGAGGAGAACCGGGCCCGGCGGGAGATTCCGCTGTTCCTGGCGTGGCGGGCTCGGCTCGCGCCGACGGCCGAGGGTCAGTAG
- a CDS encoding YceI family protein, protein MQIRKILAGGGLVALGAIGATGVAVLSNGQPPAAASAAITPASFTAAAAAGEIDGVHSGVVFRIMHGGSSPFHGIFPGIEGTLDLDPSNPEAASIDVTIDVTRVLTGNNSRDEHLRAPDYFNVRQFPTSTFKANGGTANGDGSVTVDGELTLLGKTLPVSATITKTGEADFRGQPYSGFEATMSFDRSDFGMMTAIENGGLGDTVELTVFVKAAQ, encoded by the coding sequence ATGCAGATTCGAAAGATCCTCGCAGGCGGCGGCCTGGTCGCCCTGGGCGCCATCGGCGCGACCGGCGTGGCGGTCCTGTCCAACGGCCAGCCCCCGGCCGCGGCGTCGGCCGCGATCACGCCGGCGTCGTTTACTGCAGCGGCGGCTGCGGGAGAGATCGACGGCGTGCATTCGGGCGTGGTGTTCCGCATCATGCACGGTGGGTCGTCGCCCTTCCACGGCATCTTCCCGGGCATCGAGGGCACGCTCGACCTCGATCCCTCGAACCCTGAGGCTGCGTCCATCGACGTGACCATCGACGTCACGCGCGTGCTCACGGGCAACAACTCCCGCGACGAACACCTCCGAGCCCCGGACTACTTCAACGTCCGCCAGTTCCCCACGAGCACGTTCAAGGCCAACGGCGGCACCGCCAACGGCGACGGCAGCGTGACCGTCGACGGCGAGCTCACCCTGCTGGGCAAGACCCTGCCCGTCTCGGCAACCATCACCAAGACCGGCGAGGCCGACTTCCGCGGCCAGCCGTACTCGGGCTTCGAGGCGACCATGAGCTTCGATCGCAGCGACTTCGGCATGATGACCGCGATCGAGAACGGCGGGCTCGGCGACACCGTCGAGCTGACCGTGTTCGTCAAGGCCGCCCAGTAG
- the rpsB gene encoding 30S ribosomal protein S2, producing MAEATENSLVKDLIEAGIHFGQRSSAWNPKMNRYIYDRRNGLHIIDIKETVKGLLLAKRFLAKTVSEGKDVCFVGTKRQAKDILEERAKDVGMHCVTERWLGGMLTNFRTIRTRLKRLEELEAIEQEDNFASYSKKMESQLRREMTKIRRNLDGVRGMDKLPGALMIIDVKREMTAIREARKLGIPTIALIDTDGDPDVVDIPIPGNDDSMRSIDVIIRELCKAVSEGKQGRSVSEAASDKDESAAEQPRRRSRRAQYSADAPTPTPAAEGEADQPAATATEN from the coding sequence ATGGCCGAAGCAACCGAAAACTCTCTCGTCAAGGACCTCATCGAAGCGGGCATCCACTTCGGCCAGCGCTCCAGCGCCTGGAACCCGAAGATGAACCGCTACATCTACGACCGGCGCAACGGTCTGCACATCATCGACATCAAGGAGACCGTCAAGGGCCTGCTGCTGGCCAAGCGGTTCCTGGCCAAGACGGTGTCCGAGGGCAAGGACGTGTGCTTCGTGGGCACGAAGCGCCAAGCCAAGGACATCCTCGAAGAGCGGGCCAAGGACGTGGGCATGCACTGCGTGACCGAGCGCTGGCTCGGCGGCATGCTGACCAACTTCCGCACCATCCGCACGCGGCTGAAGCGGCTCGAAGAGCTCGAGGCGATCGAGCAGGAAGACAACTTCGCCAGCTACTCCAAGAAGATGGAGAGCCAGCTCCGCCGCGAGATGACCAAGATCCGCCGCAACCTCGACGGCGTGCGCGGCATGGACAAGCTGCCCGGCGCCCTGATGATCATCGACGTGAAGCGCGAGATGACCGCCATCCGCGAGGCCCGCAAGCTTGGCATCCCCACGATCGCGCTCATCGACACCGATGGCGACCCGGACGTGGTCGACATCCCGATCCCGGGCAACGACGACAGCATGCGATCGATCGATGTGATCATCCGCGAGCTGTGCAAGGCCGTGTCCGAGGGCAAGCAGGGACGCAGCGTGAGCGAAGCCGCCAGCGACAAGGACGAGAGCGCCGCCGAGCAGCCCCGCCGCCGCAGCCGCCGGGCCCAGTACTCGGCCGATGCGCCCACGCCCACCCCCGCTGCCGAGGGTGAGGCCGACCAGCCCGCCGCGACGGCTACCGAAAACTGA